The sequence GCTTCAAATACACTAGCTCTCAGTTCAGCCTAATAAAccagaaaaaataaaactttcAGCATTTAGGATGAAGCCAAGGAGGGAGTTCAAAATCTTCATGACAGGTGCACAAAGAAACGTCTAAGAAATGTAGTCATGTATTAATTTTGTACAGTCATcggaattacataaaaataaagagcTAATCATCAAATGCTTATAATGCAATGACTAATGTATCACTTCGAACCAAATTCTCTTTAAATTTAAGACAAAAAGCAGAATTAGAAGCTTCAAACAAGTCTAATGAGGATACACAATGCAAAATAATTCAAGTGCAACCATCAACATAATAAAAAAAGGTCATGAAGCCTAAGACCACTTATAGAAATCCAAATGCACCTCCTCAGCATATACTATCGTTACATGCAAACAACATTCCATTCCATTATCTAATTCCCTGACCATCCGAATCTGAATCTAACAATATAAGAATAAAATCAAGCACCTCGTAACATAGCATGCTACCTACAACCAACAACGACATTCGAATTCTCAGAATAAATTCCACCTCCAAGAAAAAACCCAGCTCCCAAAAACGCAAAATTGCCTTGATAATTCACTAAAAATCACCCGATCGCCCAAACAATTGAAATCCCACGCACGCGACGTGCAAAATTGAGAAATCGCGAGGGAAGAAAGGGAACGACAtgaatcagaaaaaaaaaaacataaaagagaaagagagcgGCAATGCTCACACGGATCTTGGCAAGAACGCCTTTCTTCTCGAGAGTACGTGTAACTAGGGTTTTCAAATCCATCATTTCTCGCGTGTAATCGTCCATTTCTCCTCCCAATTCTCAGGCCCTTCTCCTCAGCTCAACAAATGAAGGGCCCCAGTTATACTTCAAGCTTCTTCGGTTTTGATTTTGCAGAGTTTCGAGCTAAGTTGCAAATGCTGATGGGTTGGTACAAGTGGTAAAGATAAGAGTGTTTGATTCAGAAATCGTGAAATTCTGTATCCGGTTTGATTAGATTTCACCACAGGTCGCTTTGGGTGAGAAATCGCTGTTAAAATGAAGCGCTAAACCGCGACTTTAGTTAGTAGTGCATAAAACCGTATCTAACTGCAAAAGAGAGGAGATGCGGTGCAAATTTCCTCACACAAATCTACCTTGCTGGTGCAGCTTCTTTTTCAttaacctttttctttttttcttttttctttttcacatttttgtttttgagaaAATGAGTCACAAGGATTTACACCAAATTATTGTTGCATAAATGTTTCTATATATGGTTAAGGAATAACTTTAAGCAACCTTACAAGTTATGATTGGACTTAATTTGGTTGCTAATAAATTTGTATTGATGAACTTGTGCGCAAATAGAGAGCAAATCCCACCAACCCCTTCCTCCCACCAAGTATAAATTTGTATTTGAACAatctttaattatattaaaatctagcttaaataacatgactttaaaAACGTTCTATGTTCTTTTTCaagatatttaattattactcGAGAGAACCAATCAAGTTTCAAGTCtagaaaaacaaagaacaaacacATTTTGTTTAACAAATCgaactgaaataaaattttaatgattgtttaggatttattttgtAGATGTTTGATTTGATCTTCActcatttttttggataaattaacagtattaaataaaaaaattaaaacgcCGCACCACATGAGACTCGAACTCAACCCTTTATCGTTTGGCCAATACACGCACACTTCACTCATTTTCTTTGATGCATTAAGAGATACTAGTATACATGCATATTTACTATTTAGATGTTGTATTTCTATTTGAGTCTTTGTATTTTCATTTATGTTACAAAGACTTActtttctactccctccgtcccactaaaagtggccacatttccattttggtttgtcccactaaaagtggtcactttcctaaaatggaaatatttagtatttaattaagtctaattaatcaatttaattaaatttctaattaaacttaaaccCACATTAACttaacaaacacacacacaaaacacacacattcatcttctctctctacTTCAACGTGGCACAGCAaactcccccccccccacacagcCCCTCCCCcgcccttctctcttcttctccggcgagaaGCGGACGACACCAACGCCGGCGTCGGTCGCCGCCCCCGACCTCCCTCTCCCtggcctctgctctctctccctcgccCGTCGGTCGCCGCCCCCGACCTCCCTCTCCCTGGCCTCTGCTCTCCCTCTCGCCACCGTCGCTTCTCGCCCTTCCGGCCGACGCCGCTTCTCGCCCCTTTGGCCGCCGCTGCCTCTCGCCCCTTTGGCCAATGCCGCTTCTCGCCCCTTTCTTCTCACCGCGCGATTTTGGGGGCTAGGGCTGCGATCGAAGTCAATTGTAGAAATTCCaggcacggcgccgccgcctccttcgGTACACCGGCAATTCTTGCCACGACCCTTTCGAGTTTCCGCCCTATTGAGGCCTGGGTCCGCGATTTGGGGGTGGGTGAAGGAGTATCAATTGGTTTATCTATTTCATTGTTTGGTATTTGGCTGAAAATCGAAGCCTGGTTCTGGTGATGAAGGTGATGCGATGATGCGAAGTATGGTTTGGTTTTTGGTTGAAAATcgaagctttttttttttttgtttttgattgaAAATCGAAGCCTTCTTTCAGTTTTTGGCTGAAAATCGAAGCCTGGTTTTGATGGGCACCAAAGCTCGACTGCTGTTGGTTCACCTGTGAAGGTGAGGGGTGACCGGCGACGACAGTCGCCGGCGTCGTTGCAAAGTTGGTGGggattaaaatttgaattaagtATGACAAAAAAGTCAAATTGTAGGGGCTACACTAAATAAACACTAActatacatttcttaatctccgtgccgaaaagaatgtggccggaaataatgggacggagggagtacaatttttttctttttaaaactAGGACATTTTTTTTGTGGAAGTCCCAAAATAATACGACGGAGGGAGTGTAAGCAAACGCAGAGTAGCAAACATAACTTCTCCAGACAAATGCTAAAATGCGGTAGCATAGTTCTCTTTTAATCCACTTCAATGTAGCATGGTTTGAGCAACAGCAAACAGTTTGCCAAATTACACTATTGtgattgtgttttttttttttttttttttcctaaataGTTAGGTGAATTTGTAAGACTAAACTTCCATTAATGAAAGTAGAGCACAAatgaagagagaagagaagagctTCAAGATCCACTAAGACCAAACCAGTAGAGCAAAACCAAGAAGTTGAACGTATTCCAGCAATCAATCTGAAATCAAACTCAATAAGACAAGGTAATGCTGATGAACTAATCTAAAATGTTAAGGTAATGTTTTAAAACAATGTCTTTGATGAACACAACACGTCCATGAAGTGGATGCCAAAAAGAAGTTAGCTAATGGCCAACACAATACAGCAATATCAGAATGAACCATTATCTATGGCAGATCAAATGATAATAATCTCTTTATGTCATGCTAATCAAGTAAACATAATCTCAGATTGCAGAATAACATTTCCCAACCTCTCTTTGAAAAGAGATGCAAAAATGAACCCAAACTCAATCAATGCACCATCTACAACTATTAGGATCATTATTTATACATCGAGGAATGCAAGTTCTCTAAGCCTAAAAACCTTCCAACACTAAGAAAACCAGTTTCTAATAGAACAAAGTTATACAACACTGCTAAGTTCaagaagaaaacaagaaaatcaACGAGTTTAGCTCCAGCTCAAGAAGACCATCACTTCTACAttaagggggcgtttacttttgaggattaagATAGATAAAAGTAATTACttagatggattgaaacttttaGGTACTTATAATTATCCATTGAAAATATGGGATTAGAAAAATCCTACTCTTTAGGATAAAATTACTcgatcatgcaaagtaaacgttCCCTAAAGGAATGCGGATTCTCTCACCTCGAAACATTGGACATTAAGAAACACAGAATTCGATTATACAACATTGCTAAGTTCTCGAAGAAAACAAGAGAATCAACGACCATTCTAACCATCCAAAAACATACACATTTCGCTCAATACCTCATCAAacaaaatatcatcaaatgtaTCATCAATTATACAAACAAATTATGCTACAAATTTCCCTTTAATcaacccaaaaaaataaaaaggcaTCAAATTTCGTTACCACTACTACTGCCCCCCGCCTTCCTCTTCCAGCTTCTTGCAGTAAGCCTTCAACACCAAGATCAAATCCCTGGCCGGCGCCTGAATGGTCCCGACCACGGCGGAAGCCGGCCCCTTAATCGACCCCAAAATCCGGGCGTAGAGCTCGGCTCTGGTGGGTAAATTCTCGAGCGCCTTGAAGTCATCGGGCGCGTAGAATTTCCCCTCGAAAACTGCCCCCGTGAAATCGTTCTCCTCTAGCTTCTTCTCCTTCTGGAAGGTTCTGTAGGGCTTGAGCGCCGCCGGGATCTCCTCGCTGTGGACGAACAGCCAGGCGTTCATGCCCTTCATGCACGGCTTCAGCGACTCCCATTTGGTGCCCTCGATGGCCTTGTAAACGAGGGTATTTTTGGCAACCAGGAGTTTGGTGGTTTCCGGCAGCTGGGTGCGGAGCTCCTGGAAATGTTGGACGGTGAGGCCCTTGTAGCTGATGGCGGCGAGGAGGTGGCAGTCTTCGAGCTCCTGTTTGACTTTGTCGacggtttcttctttcttggTGCGGCTGATGGCGGCGTGGATTTTGGGGAGAGTTGGGGATTGGGGCCGGAGTTTGGGGTGGCGGTGGGTGGTGGTGAGGAAGGGGTTCCGGAAGTGGGATTTGAGGGAGGTGGCGGGGGACGGCGGAGGCGGGCGGGTGAAGAGAGTGGCTTCCATTGTTGGATTGAGAAGAAAAGTGGGATTAATGGATTGGACTGCAGAATGCCTTATCTCACAATCACAGTGGTGGCGGTGGTCAGGGGTATTCTGGGGATTTCACATCCATACGGCGTCGTATTAGTCTTTCCTCAACTTAACATTAAAGAtggaaaataaaatttgatttaatttaactTTCTAAGCTTGGTATACTCCCTCCCTCTTATAGCCATAGCGTACCTTCTTTTTTGGGCACACAAATATAGGTGAAGATGATTAAAAAGTGATggaattcaattttattttataagagaaataaaatttaaatggagatgattaaagaataaaaaaataaaatgtgataagagttcattttcttttctcaaAAAATATACACTTGTTatggaacaataaaaaaaatattcaccCCCTTTTTCTGGGTGGACATTCTCTCTCtgcatgaaaatattttgtgattGATAATAATATCCATCCTTGATGTGAAAAAAAAGAGGCatttaaatgtataaatttttattatccatcattttctcatgataaacgCACCCTTAGAATACAAGTGTATAGTCGAAATGACGTGCTATATGGAGAC comes from Salvia miltiorrhiza cultivar Shanhuang (shh) chromosome 3, IMPLAD_Smil_shh, whole genome shotgun sequence and encodes:
- the LOC131014942 gene encoding 50S ribosomal protein L10, chloroplastic-like; the encoded protein is MEATLFTRPPPPSPATSLKSHFRNPFLTTTHRHPKLRPQSPTLPKIHAAISRTKKEETVDKVKQELEDCHLLAAISYKGLTVQHFQELRTQLPETTKLLVAKNTLVYKAIEGTKWESLKPCMKGMNAWLFVHSEEIPAALKPYRTFQKEKKLEENDFTGAVFEGKFYAPDDFKALENLPTRAELYARILGSIKGPASAVVGTIQAPARDLILVLKAYCKKLEEEGGGQ